A genome region from Fervidobacterium changbaicum includes the following:
- a CDS encoding DUF368 domain-containing protein translates to MYDEIIRPIIVGVFMGWANVIPGVSGGTIAVIMGIFERFIDVINDIMGFKFNKKDLIFIVTLGIGILIGIVTGSKLLTWAFQNYPFYTYSFFFGLILLSLWNFRKMFSHFRFVEFIIGLSIVVIPYIFEKAQRYHTLSVKTATDYLLLALSGAIAGASMVLPGLSGSLMLMLIGYYETAVKTVSKLTKITSGGFTSSDIFFLLVLGTGVLIGVGAISKLLKIWFEKAKVSILNFILGLLAGSLYPITPAYHGTGSTLGMFIWIAVGGIVVYALGNFER, encoded by the coding sequence ATGTATGATGAAATAATCAGACCAATAATAGTAGGTGTTTTTATGGGATGGGCAAATGTGATCCCGGGAGTTAGCGGTGGAACGATTGCCGTGATAATGGGGATTTTCGAGAGGTTCATAGATGTTATAAACGACATAATGGGATTCAAATTCAATAAGAAAGACTTGATTTTCATCGTAACCCTAGGTATTGGGATTCTTATCGGTATCGTAACGGGTAGCAAGTTACTCACATGGGCATTTCAAAACTATCCGTTCTACACTTACAGTTTCTTTTTCGGTCTCATACTTTTATCGTTGTGGAATTTCAGAAAGATGTTCTCACATTTCCGTTTTGTTGAGTTTATAATAGGACTATCTATAGTTGTAATTCCCTACATTTTTGAAAAGGCCCAGCGCTACCACACGCTTTCGGTTAAGACTGCTACTGATTACCTTCTTTTGGCACTTTCCGGTGCGATTGCGGGGGCTTCTATGGTATTGCCCGGTTTGAGCGGCTCACTTATGCTCATGCTCATCGGATACTACGAGACTGCAGTAAAAACGGTTTCTAAATTGACAAAAATCACCAGTGGTGGATTTACGTCTTCCGATATCTTCTTTCTTTTAGTTCTCGGAACAGGTGTATTGATAGGTGTTGGAGCCATTTCGAAGCTATTGAAAATCTGGTTTGAAAAGGCAAAGGTATCCATATTGAACTTCATACTTGGTCTGCTTGCCGGATCTTTGTACCCGATAACTCCAGCGTATCACGGTACAGGGAGTACTTTGGGAATGTTCATCTGGATTGCGGTAGGAGGCATAGTTGTCTACGCACTTGGTAATTTTGAGAGATAA
- the rpmB gene encoding 50S ribosomal protein L28: MAKCEICGKEPRAGKNVSHSNRHTNRWFKPNVQKVRVLLDDGTVKRMNVCTSCLKAGKVKRYVSKSQSVSVEA; the protein is encoded by the coding sequence ATGGCAAAGTGCGAAATTTGCGGAAAAGAACCAAGAGCAGGTAAAAACGTCAGCCACTCCAACAGACACACGAACAGATGGTTCAAGCCAAATGTCCAGAAAGTGAGAGTTTTGCTTGATGACGGAACTGTAAAAAGGATGAACGTCTGCACAAGCTGTCTGAAGGCTGGAAAGGTCAAAAGGTACGTAAGCAAATCACAATCCGTTTCAGTGGAGGCATAA
- a CDS encoding 3'-5' exoribonuclease YhaM family protein, which yields MNGFREALEKLRSPYVEELKNWIDKEIDGIYKIRSKKLQESKDGKKFLLLTLEDRTGSVRAIDWYNAESNDEKLQVGHVVNVRGRVVYFEERVQINILNEQDAIKKLSQDEYDIERFVKSVENVDEMYKSLLRLIDTIRDEDYKTILQRFFVEDKNFVEMFKSAPAGMRIHHAYKGGLLEHSLNVAKLVDSICKIYDQLDRDLLVTGALLHDIGKVKEYMVNYNGIEVTTEGELMGHIVIGVEMLSQKAKGIPYEKLLKLKHLIASHHGEFEWGSPVLPKTPEALVLHFVENMDSKVNRVMQIIDKEDREKSWSEYDSNLSRRFFLK from the coding sequence GTGAACGGATTTAGAGAGGCTCTCGAAAAGCTCAGATCTCCCTATGTGGAGGAATTAAAAAACTGGATCGATAAAGAAATTGATGGGATATACAAAATTAGAAGCAAGAAGCTTCAGGAATCCAAGGACGGAAAAAAATTCTTGCTTTTGACTTTGGAAGATCGAACCGGGAGTGTTCGAGCGATCGATTGGTACAACGCTGAATCAAATGACGAAAAGCTCCAGGTTGGTCATGTTGTCAATGTGAGAGGAAGAGTGGTATATTTCGAAGAGCGCGTGCAGATAAACATTCTAAACGAGCAGGATGCCATAAAGAAGCTCTCACAGGATGAATATGATATAGAACGCTTTGTAAAAAGTGTTGAAAACGTTGATGAGATGTATAAATCACTGCTCAGGCTAATCGACACCATTCGGGATGAGGACTACAAAACGATTCTGCAAAGGTTCTTCGTTGAGGATAAAAACTTTGTAGAGATGTTTAAAAGTGCACCTGCGGGTATGAGGATACATCACGCATACAAAGGCGGGTTACTGGAACATTCTTTAAACGTCGCAAAACTTGTGGATAGTATCTGCAAAATTTATGACCAACTCGACAGAGATCTTCTTGTTACAGGAGCGCTTCTGCATGATATTGGGAAGGTCAAAGAGTATATGGTCAATTACAACGGCATAGAGGTCACAACCGAAGGTGAATTGATGGGGCATATAGTCATCGGAGTTGAAATGTTGTCTCAAAAAGCTAAGGGAATACCCTACGAAAAATTGCTGAAACTAAAGCACCTTATCGCATCGCATCACGGCGAATTTGAATGGGGTTCGCCTGTCTTGCCGAAAACCCCCGAGGCACTCGTACTCCATTTTGTTGAAAACATGGATTCTAAAGTGAATAGAGTGATGCAGATTATTGATAAGGAAGATAGAGAAAAAAGTTGGAGTGAATACGATTCCAATCTCAGTAGAAGGTTCTTCCTCAAATAA
- the pheS gene encoding phenylalanine--tRNA ligase subunit alpha: MVSGYSEELRSILERAKSEISSASDSKQLNDLRVKYLGKSGIVTSLMKKLKELPPEERPNFGKVVNELKDEIESLLEKRKDELIENEKQLLYKKLWVDPTMPGARRSRGHLHIITKVQRELEDIFISMGFSVVEGPEIEQPWFNFDALNTPEWHPARDSHDSFYINDEYMLRTHTSPVQIRTMLSRKPPLAIVAPGRVYRRDYDATHLPMFTQMEGLYVDHDVTVKHLKYFLEEFARRLLGENTKVRLRPSYFPFTEPSFEVDIYFNGRWFEVLGAGMVHPNVFKNVGYDPEQWRGLAFGLGIERIAMVKYGVKDIRDLVRNDVRFLENW, encoded by the coding sequence ATGGTTTCAGGATACTCTGAAGAGCTTAGAAGTATACTTGAACGTGCGAAAAGCGAGATTTCAAGTGCATCGGATAGTAAACAGCTCAACGATTTAAGGGTAAAGTACTTGGGAAAATCTGGAATTGTTACGTCTTTGATGAAGAAGTTGAAAGAACTACCACCAGAAGAGAGACCTAACTTTGGAAAGGTTGTTAACGAGCTGAAAGATGAAATAGAAAGCTTGCTTGAAAAAAGAAAAGACGAGTTGATAGAAAATGAAAAACAGTTGCTTTACAAAAAGCTGTGGGTTGATCCGACGATGCCGGGGGCACGCAGGTCGCGTGGACACCTGCATATAATCACCAAAGTTCAAAGAGAACTTGAGGATATATTCATTTCCATGGGCTTTTCTGTTGTAGAAGGTCCGGAAATTGAACAGCCATGGTTCAATTTCGATGCACTCAATACACCTGAATGGCATCCAGCAAGAGATTCACACGATTCATTCTACATCAACGATGAATACATGCTTAGAACACACACCTCTCCTGTTCAAATAAGAACGATGCTTTCAAGAAAACCACCTCTTGCCATCGTTGCACCAGGTAGAGTTTACAGAAGGGATTACGACGCTACACATCTTCCGATGTTTACCCAAATGGAAGGACTTTACGTGGATCACGATGTGACGGTAAAACACCTGAAGTATTTCTTGGAAGAGTTCGCAAGAAGACTTTTGGGCGAAAACACAAAAGTGAGGTTAAGACCGAGCTACTTCCCATTCACCGAGCCGAGTTTCGAAGTTGATATATACTTTAACGGCAGATGGTTCGAAGTTCTTGGTGCAGGTATGGTCCATCCGAATGTCTTCAAGAACGTCGGATACGACCCAGAACAATGGCGCGGACTTGCGTTTGGGCTTGGAATAGAAAGGATTGCAATGGTAAAATACGGTGTAAAAGATATCAGAGACTTGGTGCGAAACGATGTTAGGTTTCTGGAAAATTGGTAA
- the pyk gene encoding pyruvate kinase produces the protein MRKTKIVATIGPASESEENIVKLLECGVNVFRLNSSHETIDVHRERIKRLKRVREGGYQFAILLDLAGPKIRTGKFETEYVTLEDGKEVEVICGEEFVGNAQRFWINYDKLYEEIKPGEKILINDGAVALSVKSVDKSSKTILCTIERGGTITHKRGVNLPGVDVSIPSITERDKEFIQLGNEEGIDYFALSFVRKAKDVEDAKKLTSIPIVAKIETAQALDNLEEIVLKADAVMVARGDLGVEIPIAQVPIAQKRIIEVANLYKKPVITATQMLESMINSATPTRAEVTDISNAILDGTDAVMLSAETSIGKYPCEAVRVMDEVAKNTEAYMEEYETFRLDWLKEYSSSLDLPSAISYAATNLAKNIDAKLIITATGTGATAIHVSKYKPSIPIMAATNCYETFCRLSLVWGVVPVMLERSLTTDEMIEEVTRKAKELGFVQTGDKVVIVAGIPWGKPGTTNTVQVQEIK, from the coding sequence GCGAAAAACGAAGATAGTTGCAACTATAGGACCAGCAAGTGAATCAGAAGAGAATATCGTTAAACTCTTAGAGTGCGGAGTTAATGTCTTTAGGTTGAACTCTTCTCATGAAACTATCGATGTCCACAGGGAAAGAATTAAGAGACTAAAGAGGGTAAGAGAAGGAGGATATCAGTTCGCTATACTTCTTGATTTGGCAGGTCCGAAGATAAGAACTGGTAAGTTTGAAACGGAATATGTAACGCTTGAGGATGGAAAAGAGGTTGAGGTTATCTGCGGCGAAGAATTCGTCGGGAACGCACAGCGTTTCTGGATAAATTACGATAAGTTGTATGAAGAAATCAAGCCAGGCGAGAAGATTCTAATAAATGACGGAGCTGTGGCATTAAGTGTAAAGAGTGTCGATAAGTCAAGTAAGACGATATTGTGCACGATTGAACGTGGAGGAACAATCACTCACAAGCGTGGTGTCAATCTTCCAGGCGTCGATGTTTCTATACCATCCATCACAGAAAGGGATAAAGAATTCATCCAACTCGGGAACGAGGAAGGCATAGACTACTTCGCACTGTCATTTGTCAGAAAGGCGAAAGACGTTGAAGATGCGAAGAAGTTAACAAGTATTCCCATCGTAGCTAAGATAGAAACTGCTCAAGCGCTAGACAACTTGGAAGAAATTGTTCTAAAGGCTGATGCTGTTATGGTTGCGCGTGGAGATTTAGGCGTAGAAATACCGATAGCGCAGGTTCCAATCGCTCAGAAAAGGATAATAGAGGTTGCCAATCTTTACAAAAAGCCCGTAATAACTGCAACGCAGATGCTTGAAAGTATGATAAATAGTGCAACTCCAACGAGAGCCGAGGTAACGGATATATCCAACGCTATTTTGGACGGAACAGATGCGGTAATGCTATCAGCGGAGACCTCCATTGGTAAGTATCCATGTGAAGCGGTCCGAGTTATGGATGAGGTTGCTAAGAACACGGAGGCTTACATGGAAGAGTACGAAACGTTTAGGCTCGACTGGTTAAAAGAGTATTCCTCGAGTTTGGATTTGCCAAGTGCCATTTCCTATGCAGCGACGAATCTGGCTAAGAACATCGATGCAAAGCTCATAATAACGGCAACGGGTACAGGGGCAACTGCTATACATGTTTCTAAATACAAACCATCGATACCTATAATGGCTGCAACAAACTGCTACGAAACCTTCTGCAGGTTGTCTTTGGTTTGGGGTGTGGTTCCGGTAATGCTCGAAAGGAGCTTAACAACGGACGAGATGATAGAAGAGGTTACAAGAAAGGCAAAAGAACTCGGATTCGTCCAGACCGGTGATAAGGTTGTTATCGTTGCCGGCATTCCATGGGGAAAACCCGGAACAACTAATACAGTCCAAGTCCAAGAAATCAAATAA
- a CDS encoding DDE-type integrase/transposase/recombinase, whose translation MQNSVVSCPKCGSTNIYKNGHDKYGNQQYFCKDCKRTFRLVHSKKHKLFSFPYPKCPVCGKTMQIHKIKKAFVKFRCRSCHTRDEIPTNLPQFVPLPFDSFKFFRFPIFIVLKAFVLYFKAVSLRSIRDSLNIKVSHVAIYKWILKLSCFFSILVPVDAFKVHGDETVVLFKSKKYYVWFLVDHETNLIVAWHVSKYRDMGQVKILLEKFFGNNERTIELITDGLGAYGAVKILYKNINHIVVRLGQNNQCESKFSLFQDFVRAKRGFKNIDNLPMYVNSFCVVRNLLKLNGNDIARVMSVLLSSITTS comes from the coding sequence ATGCAAAATTCTGTAGTCTCTTGCCCCAAATGCGGCTCTACCAACATCTACAAAAACGGTCATGATAAGTACGGTAACCAACAATACTTTTGCAAAGACTGTAAGCGCACTTTCAGACTTGTTCATTCAAAAAAACACAAGCTCTTCTCTTTCCCTTATCCTAAATGCCCTGTCTGTGGAAAAACTATGCAAATCCACAAAATCAAAAAAGCCTTCGTTAAGTTCCGTTGCCGTTCTTGCCATACCAGAGACGAAATCCCAACTAACTTACCTCAATTTGTCCCTCTTCCTTTCGACTCTTTCAAGTTCTTCCGTTTCCCTATCTTTATTGTCCTTAAAGCCTTCGTCCTTTATTTCAAAGCTGTGTCCTTGCGTTCCATCAGAGACTCACTTAATATCAAAGTCTCTCATGTCGCTATCTACAAGTGGATCCTTAAGTTGTCTTGTTTCTTTTCCATCCTCGTTCCTGTAGATGCTTTCAAAGTCCATGGTGATGAAACTGTCGTTTTGTTTAAATCCAAAAAGTACTATGTTTGGTTCTTAGTTGACCATGAGACGAATCTCATTGTTGCTTGGCATGTATCCAAATATCGCGATATGGGTCAAGTGAAGATATTGTTAGAGAAGTTCTTTGGTAACAACGAAAGAACAATCGAACTAATTACAGATGGACTTGGTGCATATGGTGCAGTGAAGATACTATACAAGAATATCAATCATATTGTTGTGAGACTTGGGCAAAACAATCAATGTGAATCGAAGTTTTCGTTATTCCAAGACTTTGTACGAGCCAAGCGTGGATTTAAGAATATTGACAATCTTCCAATGTACGTAAACAGTTTTTGTGTAGTGAGAAATCTCTTGAAACTGAACGGGAATGATATTGCGCGTGTTATGAGTGTTCTATTGTCTTCCATCACTACAAGTTAA
- the topA gene encoding type I DNA topoisomerase, which yields MAKSKVVEKDKKNELDNQSADIELKGQSKNEESKGGKKKVIIVESPAKAKTIERILGNDYQVISSKGHIRDLPQKQFGVDLNSLKLDFEIIPGKESVVEQIKKMTSGKEVLLASDQDREGEAIAWHLSTILGVKGKNRITFTEITERAIKEAVKNPREIDMNKVNAQLARRVLDRIVGYMISPLLWRIIKDARSAGRVQSAALKIICERERERYRFVPQKYFKVWIDIAGLKAYLTKVDGKKIKPTDITEEISKDVLQKVKSVRLVDIDVKEVRKNPPAPFITSTLQQDAASKLGFPVSKTMKIAQELYEGVDTKEGHTAFITYMRTDSTRVSDVAKEAAEKFILKNFGREYLNESSEVASKKGSKTKGKVQDAHECIRPVDVNITPEKAKELLDKDHHKLYELIWKRFIASQMSSAIYKQYSYDFESGKYVFEASIRERIFDGFEKVYTIDNEPSEKHKELKVDQEYLVEPKSAEAQTTPPDRYTEASLVKTLEMEGIGRPSTYATIIQTLLDRGYVVKKRKTLIPTILGFVVNHYLEQRFPDIVDKGFTAEMEKELDEVENGKKDWKEVVKSFLKEFNKDLERAKNEFFAIDFDTDITCEDCSGNYKLKVGKYGLYLHCPNCKTNKALKSDVFGVIDGNKLYVLEEQESQEENGEKNSVQSEESSANSGNRKFYRKRRTSGSKKSSTKSASSKAKKK from the coding sequence ATGGCAAAATCTAAAGTCGTTGAAAAAGATAAGAAAAACGAATTGGATAACCAGAGCGCTGATATTGAATTGAAAGGACAAAGCAAGAACGAAGAATCCAAAGGCGGTAAGAAGAAAGTAATTATCGTTGAATCACCTGCGAAAGCGAAGACAATAGAGCGAATTCTCGGAAACGATTATCAAGTCATATCCTCAAAAGGTCATATCCGAGACCTGCCTCAAAAGCAATTTGGAGTAGACCTGAATTCACTCAAACTGGATTTTGAGATTATTCCAGGCAAGGAAAGTGTAGTTGAGCAGATAAAGAAGATGACTTCCGGGAAAGAGGTACTACTTGCGTCTGACCAAGACCGCGAAGGTGAAGCTATAGCTTGGCATCTTTCAACAATCCTCGGAGTTAAAGGAAAGAATAGAATTACGTTTACAGAAATCACCGAGCGTGCAATAAAAGAAGCGGTTAAGAATCCTCGAGAGATAGATATGAACAAGGTAAACGCACAACTTGCACGCAGGGTACTTGATAGAATTGTGGGCTACATGATTAGCCCATTACTTTGGCGTATCATAAAGGATGCAAGGAGTGCTGGAAGAGTCCAATCAGCTGCATTGAAGATAATTTGTGAACGTGAAAGGGAACGCTACAGATTTGTCCCGCAAAAATATTTCAAGGTCTGGATAGATATCGCTGGTTTGAAAGCGTACTTAACGAAGGTCGATGGAAAGAAAATAAAACCTACCGATATCACTGAAGAAATCTCAAAAGATGTACTTCAAAAAGTTAAGAGCGTACGATTGGTAGACATCGATGTCAAGGAAGTAAGAAAGAACCCACCTGCACCATTCATAACCAGTACTTTGCAGCAGGACGCTGCAAGCAAACTCGGTTTTCCAGTTTCCAAAACGATGAAAATTGCCCAGGAATTGTACGAAGGCGTGGATACAAAAGAAGGTCATACCGCGTTCATAACTTACATGAGAACAGATTCAACAAGGGTGTCAGACGTGGCTAAAGAAGCTGCGGAAAAGTTTATTTTGAAGAATTTCGGAAGAGAATATCTCAACGAAAGTTCAGAAGTTGCATCAAAGAAGGGCTCAAAGACGAAAGGTAAGGTGCAGGATGCACACGAATGTATAAGACCTGTCGATGTGAATATTACACCCGAAAAGGCGAAAGAATTACTAGATAAGGACCACCATAAGTTGTACGAACTCATCTGGAAACGGTTCATCGCATCGCAGATGAGCAGCGCTATTTACAAACAGTACAGCTACGATTTCGAGAGTGGAAAGTACGTTTTTGAAGCGAGCATAAGGGAACGTATATTCGACGGTTTTGAGAAAGTGTACACGATAGATAACGAACCGAGCGAAAAACACAAGGAGTTGAAAGTAGACCAAGAATACTTAGTCGAACCGAAATCTGCAGAAGCGCAGACGACACCTCCGGATAGATATACAGAAGCTTCTCTTGTCAAGACGCTCGAGATGGAAGGAATAGGACGACCGAGTACATACGCAACTATTATTCAAACGCTTCTGGACAGAGGTTATGTGGTTAAGAAAAGAAAGACACTGATACCTACAATCCTTGGGTTCGTTGTGAACCATTATCTCGAGCAAAGGTTTCCAGATATAGTTGACAAGGGGTTTACGGCTGAGATGGAAAAGGAACTCGACGAGGTAGAGAACGGCAAGAAGGATTGGAAAGAAGTCGTTAAGTCGTTCCTAAAGGAGTTCAACAAAGACCTTGAGAGAGCCAAAAACGAGTTCTTTGCAATAGACTTTGACACCGATATAACTTGTGAGGATTGCTCAGGTAATTACAAACTCAAGGTTGGGAAGTACGGCTTGTATTTGCATTGTCCAAACTGCAAAACGAACAAGGCGTTGAAATCGGATGTGTTCGGCGTCATAGATGGAAACAAGTTGTACGTTTTAGAAGAACAAGAGAGTCAAGAAGAGAACGGTGAAAAAAATAGTGTGCAAAGTGAAGAATCGTCAGCCAACTCTGGTAATAGAAAATTCTACCGAAAGAGAAGAACTTCAGGAAGCAAAAAATCAAGTACCAAAAGTGCCTCATCAAAAGCGAAGAAGAAATAA
- the alr gene encoding alanine racemase yields MESRRTFAVINVRNYLSNLQFFQEHCAPAKVMPVVKANAYGHGAVVLAKAAERAGIDYFAVAFLEEALELREHGLKSNILVFNYVEPDMLPIAYKHNVTITLYSWEQLWRYSKEVPKPRCHIKIDTGMRRLGVPTEQAQEFFEAVRKAGFEVEGAYTHFAVADSLEESDVAFTKKQAEEFSRLGLDVKIKHVCNSGAGISKVVNCFDYVRVGIASYGLQPGDTVQSEKLKPVLTWKTIVSHVKTIQPGDTVSYGRTFTAYSEMKIATIPVGYADGYWRSLSNKGYVLIHGERCPIVGRVCMDQFMVDVSHLDDVKIGDEVVLIGKQGSNQITAEEIAKLVGTINYEVTCRISERVPRKYEGLEL; encoded by the coding sequence GTGGAAAGTCGAAGGACATTTGCAGTGATAAATGTTAGAAATTATCTCAGCAATCTTCAGTTCTTCCAAGAGCACTGCGCGCCGGCAAAGGTTATGCCTGTGGTCAAGGCAAATGCGTATGGACATGGTGCCGTGGTTTTGGCAAAGGCAGCTGAGCGTGCTGGGATAGACTATTTTGCCGTGGCGTTTTTGGAAGAAGCACTTGAGCTGCGCGAACATGGTTTGAAATCCAACATCTTGGTTTTCAACTACGTAGAACCAGATATGCTACCGATAGCTTACAAACATAACGTCACAATCACACTTTACTCTTGGGAACAGCTTTGGAGGTATTCAAAGGAAGTGCCGAAACCAAGATGTCACATAAAGATAGACACGGGGATGCGCAGGTTGGGAGTTCCTACTGAACAAGCGCAGGAATTTTTTGAAGCGGTAAGAAAAGCAGGATTCGAGGTCGAAGGGGCATATACTCACTTTGCTGTAGCAGACAGCTTGGAAGAGTCGGATGTTGCATTCACTAAAAAACAAGCAGAAGAATTTTCAAGACTTGGTCTCGATGTTAAGATAAAACACGTTTGCAACAGTGGAGCAGGGATTTCAAAAGTTGTGAATTGCTTTGACTACGTCAGGGTAGGGATAGCGAGCTACGGTCTGCAACCAGGGGACACGGTTCAGAGTGAAAAATTGAAACCCGTGCTGACTTGGAAAACCATCGTTTCGCATGTGAAAACCATACAACCTGGTGATACTGTGAGCTACGGTAGGACGTTTACAGCTTACAGTGAAATGAAAATAGCGACTATTCCTGTTGGATACGCTGATGGATACTGGAGGAGTTTATCCAATAAAGGATACGTTCTAATTCATGGAGAAAGATGCCCAATCGTTGGAAGGGTTTGTATGGACCAGTTCATGGTGGATGTCAGCCATTTAGATGACGTAAAGATTGGAGACGAAGTTGTTCTCATCGGCAAACAAGGTTCAAATCAGATTACTGCGGAAGAGATTGCAAAATTGGTAGGGACTATAAATTACGAGGTAACCTGCAGAATTTCAGAGCGGGTACCGAGAAAATACGAGGGGTTGGAATTGTGA
- a CDS encoding metallophosphoesterase family protein, translating into MRGVSRMGLWAIGDIHGCLRPLERLIEKISPGEGDKLIFLGDYIDRGPDSKGVVDFLIHLSKRVQCVFLRGNHEQMLLDVVDNNDDIFLWNLNGAQATIRSYGNLLELETSEEHMNFYRNTKYYHIEGNYLFVHGGVRPNVLINRQEPRDLIWIREEFIRKRHNLGFIVIFGHTPFEDVYKDADKIGIDTGCVYGGKLTAIELKMGTVVQEVCSNV; encoded by the coding sequence ATGAGAGGTGTTTCTCGAATGGGACTCTGGGCGATTGGTGATATCCACGGTTGTCTAAGACCTTTGGAGCGACTGATAGAGAAGATATCACCAGGTGAAGGTGATAAATTAATCTTCCTTGGTGATTACATAGACAGAGGACCAGATTCTAAAGGCGTAGTTGATTTTCTGATCCATCTTTCCAAGAGAGTACAGTGCGTATTTTTGAGAGGTAACCATGAGCAGATGTTACTTGATGTTGTAGACAATAACGACGACATTTTTTTATGGAACTTAAACGGAGCGCAGGCTACGATTAGAAGTTACGGAAATCTTCTGGAACTTGAAACAAGTGAAGAGCACATGAATTTTTACAGAAACACGAAGTATTACCACATAGAGGGAAATTACCTCTTTGTCCACGGTGGTGTAAGACCAAATGTTTTGATTAATAGGCAAGAACCAAGGGACTTAATTTGGATTAGGGAAGAGTTCATACGCAAAAGGCACAATCTTGGCTTTATAGTAATCTTTGGTCATACCCCGTTTGAAGATGTGTACAAGGACGCAGACAAGATAGGCATCGACACCGGATGTGTCTACGGAGGTAAACTAACAGCTATTGAGCTAAAAATGGGAACTGTTGTTCAGGAGGTGTGCAGTAATGTATGA
- the truB gene encoding tRNA pseudouridine(55) synthase TruB: MSRKTWSDVVLPTVSGILLVDKEKGPTSHDVVERIRRLLRIRQVGHAGTLDPFATGLLIVGVGKATRLLEYLQHEDKVYKVKFRLGIITDTFDITGQVMEDHSEEVSKLSEEDVLHAIRSFVGTYKQVPPAYSAKKYQGKKLYELARKGKIINLPPREVTIYDIWGIKISLPEIEFTTKVSSGTYIRSLCMDIGYKLGCGATAVELRRISVGKFVVEDAIMIPEPKNFDSETFENLQRVVLENLIPLERVLDFPKIIVGSQEKVYNGVQPKVEDIMEYETFKKDQLVQLFYNGKLIAIARAERNSDFIETLKRHNRNERIATLLKVFKEE; encoded by the coding sequence ATGAGCAGAAAGACTTGGAGTGATGTTGTGCTACCTACAGTTTCTGGAATACTCTTGGTAGACAAGGAAAAAGGGCCGACGTCTCATGACGTTGTGGAACGAATAAGACGGTTACTCCGAATAAGACAAGTCGGCCATGCCGGGACATTGGATCCGTTTGCTACTGGACTTCTTATCGTTGGTGTAGGAAAAGCTACGCGACTACTTGAGTATCTACAACATGAAGACAAAGTCTACAAAGTAAAGTTCAGATTGGGAATAATCACAGATACGTTTGATATAACCGGTCAAGTTATGGAAGACCATTCTGAAGAAGTATCGAAGCTTTCTGAAGAAGATGTGTTGCATGCGATAAGATCCTTTGTGGGTACGTACAAACAGGTTCCACCAGCGTATTCCGCTAAGAAATATCAAGGAAAAAAGCTGTATGAACTTGCAAGGAAAGGGAAGATCATAAACCTTCCTCCGCGAGAAGTAACGATATACGATATTTGGGGCATAAAAATTTCCTTACCTGAAATAGAGTTTACAACGAAGGTCTCTTCGGGCACGTATATAAGAAGTCTGTGTATGGACATAGGCTACAAGTTGGGTTGCGGAGCAACGGCGGTGGAACTTAGGAGGATATCCGTTGGAAAGTTCGTAGTTGAAGATGCAATTATGATTCCAGAACCTAAAAATTTTGATTCTGAAACTTTCGAGAATTTGCAAAGGGTGGTGCTGGAAAATTTAATCCCGTTGGAGAGAGTGCTTGATTTTCCAAAAATAATTGTAGGAAGCCAGGAGAAAGTATACAACGGTGTTCAGCCGAAAGTGGAAGACATTATGGAATATGAAACCTTTAAGAAGGACCAGTTAGTTCAGTTGTTTTACAACGGGAAACTAATTGCAATTGCACGGGCCGAGAGGAATTCGGATTTTATCGAGACGTTGAAAAGACACAATAGAAACGAACGAATCGCAACATTATTAAAGGTATTCAAGGAGGAATAG